One Vibrio sp. CDRSL-10 TSBA genomic region harbors:
- the nfsB gene encoding oxygen-insensitive NAD(P)H nitroreductase: MNIATHAKQRYSTKAFDATRRISDEHVEAIKELIRFSPSSVNSQPWHFILASTDEGKQRVAKSTQGGYAFNEGKVLNASHVLVMCAKTSIDEQYLEQLMELEDQAGRFPTEEAKQGGHKGRTFFVNMHRFDLKDAQHWMEKQVYLNTGTVLLGVSSMGIDAVPIEGFDPKVLDAEFGLREKGYTSVVIIPLGYRSEDDFNAKLPKARWPEADIISEY; the protein is encoded by the coding sequence ATGAACATTGCAACTCACGCTAAGCAGCGCTATTCAACCAAAGCCTTTGATGCGACCCGTCGTATCAGTGATGAACACGTGGAAGCGATCAAAGAGCTGATCCGCTTCAGCCCGTCCAGTGTTAACTCTCAGCCTTGGCACTTCATCCTTGCCAGCACTGACGAAGGCAAGCAACGCGTCGCGAAATCCACTCAGGGCGGCTATGCGTTTAACGAAGGTAAAGTTCTAAACGCCTCACATGTTCTGGTGATGTGTGCCAAAACCAGCATTGATGAGCAATACCTCGAGCAATTGATGGAACTGGAAGATCAAGCGGGCCGTTTCCCGACAGAAGAAGCTAAACAAGGCGGACACAAAGGCCGTACTTTCTTCGTTAACATGCACCGCTTTGATCTCAAAGATGCGCAGCACTGGATGGAAAAACAGGTTTACCTGAATACCGGTACTGTACTGCTGGGCGTTTCTTCTATGGGTATCGATGCCGTGCCTATCGAAGGCTTCGATCCTAAAGTTCTGGACGCAGAATTTGGTCTGCGTGAAAAAGGTTACACCAGCGTGGTTATCATTCCGCTCGGTTACCGCAGTGAAGATGACTTCAACGCCAAGCTGCCAAAAGCACGCTGGCCAGAAGCTGACATCATCAGCGAGTACTAA
- a CDS encoding DUF2947 domain-containing protein, giving the protein MSYLPLEQYQRKWIFTHQSMPVPAEDLEQIKPMSQMRAAQFWKENLSAQSPDAERFSSQDWPSKTNSWLHEVDWMAEWESDDAALPEAILEHIDWQDDVTVYFCYEKYNVIETKWSVFKRHWKNFLFYDDGPILLGRRRQQALWFNTNGTVKLGQHE; this is encoded by the coding sequence ATGTCGTATTTGCCTTTGGAACAGTACCAAAGAAAATGGATTTTCACTCACCAGTCTATGCCGGTTCCGGCAGAGGATCTGGAACAGATCAAACCTATGTCTCAAATGCGCGCCGCTCAGTTCTGGAAAGAGAACCTCAGTGCGCAAAGTCCTGATGCCGAGCGTTTCAGCTCGCAGGACTGGCCGAGCAAAACCAACAGCTGGTTGCATGAAGTGGACTGGATGGCAGAGTGGGAGAGCGATGATGCAGCTCTGCCTGAGGCGATCCTGGAGCATATAGACTGGCAGGATGATGTGACCGTCTACTTCTGCTATGAGAAATACAACGTCATCGAGACCAAGTGGTCGGTATTCAAACGCCACTGGAAAAACTTTCTGTTCTACGATGACGGTCCGATCCTGCTTGGACGTCGCCGTCAGCAAGCGTTGTGGTTCAATACCAATGGCACAGTGAAACTGGGTCAGCACGAATAA
- a CDS encoding GntR family transcriptional regulator → MNSELSKRVNGEKEHTKSESLTEFLIEAIVEGKMAPGSKISEPELAKRFQVSRGPLREALMRVEGLGLIERIPHVGARVIQFSTDKLLELYAVREALEGMAARLAARNITEIELAGLETVLSTHSEHIDQVDGASYFHQQGDFDFHYRIIKASRNSQLIALLCDELYHLLRMYRYQSPRSHSRPVEALEEHKFILQAIRNRDEELAEMLMRRHISGSRRLIEKQIQNEAQD, encoded by the coding sequence ATGAACAGCGAATTAAGCAAACGCGTAAACGGCGAAAAAGAACACACCAAATCAGAGAGTTTGACCGAGTTTCTGATTGAGGCGATCGTAGAAGGCAAGATGGCACCGGGCAGTAAGATTTCTGAGCCGGAACTGGCCAAGCGCTTTCAGGTCAGCCGCGGCCCGCTGCGTGAAGCGCTGATGCGCGTGGAAGGGCTCGGGCTGATTGAACGCATTCCGCACGTCGGTGCGCGCGTGATTCAGTTTTCGACCGACAAACTGCTCGAGCTGTACGCGGTGCGTGAAGCGCTGGAAGGCATGGCAGCACGTCTGGCGGCCCGTAATATCACCGAAATCGAACTGGCCGGGCTGGAAACGGTATTGTCGACACATTCCGAACACATCGATCAGGTCGACGGCGCCTCTTACTTTCACCAGCAGGGTGATTTCGACTTCCATTACCGCATTATCAAAGCCAGTCGTAACTCCCAGTTGATCGCGCTGCTGTGTGATGAGTTGTATCACCTGCTGCGCATGTACCGTTACCAGTCACCCCGTTCCCATTCCCGTCCGGTGGAAGCACTGGAAGAACACAAATTTATTCTGCAGGCGATTCGCAACCGCGATGAAGAGCTGGCAGAAATGCTGATGCGCCGCCACATTTCCGGTAGCCGGCGCCTGATTGAAAAACAGATTCAAAACGAAGCCCAAGATTAA
- the pabB gene encoding aminodeoxychorismate synthase component 1, whose product MSQFTQMNNNELTHIQSKPLTYYPELANQLFAKIEHEPWAMILRSASEQHIDSRFDIVVMNPVVTLTTADEQTRISEPSGETVSQEDPFHLLAQLQSRYLPQLQYPHDLPFVGGAVGYFAYDLGRRVERLPSIAEKDLTAPDMAVGLYQWAVVVDHQTQTACVVGQNIAQAEPLLAQHAADSQVPFALTTPWQSNMTPESYSTKFNQVQEYLRSGDCYQINLTQRFQAGYQGSEWLAYLKLERFNLAPFSAFIRTEECAILSVSPERFLQVKERKIETKPIKGTRPRSEDPQQDAAFADELANAEKDQAENLMIVDLLRNDIGRVAKPGTVHVPKLFEIESFPAVHHLVSTIRAQLDDQYECADLLRASFPGGSITGAPKVRAMEIIEELEPHRRSAYCGSIGYISRHGRMDTSITIRTLIAQNQQLYAWAGGGLVADSEWSAEYQETLDKLSRILPVLAD is encoded by the coding sequence TTGTCACAATTTACACAAATGAATAACAACGAACTTACTCACATCCAGTCCAAGCCGCTTACTTATTACCCGGAACTCGCCAATCAGCTGTTTGCCAAGATTGAGCATGAGCCCTGGGCGATGATTCTTCGCTCTGCTTCCGAGCAGCATATCGACAGCCGTTTCGATATCGTGGTGATGAATCCTGTCGTGACGCTGACCACAGCCGATGAGCAGACACGCATTAGTGAGCCAAGTGGCGAGACAGTGTCACAGGAAGATCCGTTCCATTTGCTGGCACAATTGCAAAGTCGCTACCTGCCGCAGCTGCAATACCCGCACGATTTACCGTTTGTCGGTGGCGCGGTCGGCTATTTTGCTTACGACCTTGGCCGTCGGGTCGAGCGTTTACCGAGCATTGCCGAAAAAGATCTGACCGCACCCGACATGGCGGTCGGCCTTTACCAATGGGCAGTGGTGGTTGACCATCAAACCCAAACTGCTTGCGTGGTCGGACAGAATATTGCACAGGCCGAACCACTGCTCGCGCAGCACGCCGCAGACAGCCAGGTGCCGTTTGCTCTGACGACCCCATGGCAGTCGAATATGACGCCGGAAAGTTACAGCACTAAATTTAATCAGGTGCAGGAATACCTGCGCTCAGGTGACTGTTACCAGATTAACCTGACCCAGCGTTTTCAGGCCGGTTATCAAGGCAGCGAATGGCTTGCTTATCTGAAGCTGGAACGCTTTAACCTGGCCCCTTTCTCTGCGTTTATCCGCACCGAAGAGTGTGCCATCCTGAGTGTTTCTCCGGAGCGTTTCCTGCAGGTCAAAGAGCGGAAAATCGAAACCAAACCGATTAAAGGTACCCGCCCTCGTAGTGAAGACCCGCAACAAGATGCTGCCTTTGCAGATGAGCTGGCCAATGCAGAAAAGGATCAGGCAGAAAACCTGATGATTGTTGATCTGCTGCGTAACGATATTGGCCGGGTGGCTAAGCCGGGCACAGTGCACGTCCCGAAATTATTCGAGATTGAAAGTTTCCCCGCAGTTCACCACCTGGTGAGTACGATTCGCGCTCAACTCGATGATCAATATGAGTGTGCGGACCTGCTGCGCGCCAGTTTCCCGGGCGGTTCGATTACCGGTGCGCCTAAAGTGCGTGCAATGGAAATCATTGAAGAGCTGGAACCGCATCGCCGCAGCGCTTACTGTGGTTCCATCGGTTACATCAGCCGTCATGGTCGTATGGATACCAGTATCACCATCCGTACATTGATCGCGCAAAACCAGCAGCTGTATGCCTGGGCCGGTGGTGGCCTGGTTGCCGACAGCGAATGGAGCGCCGAATATCAGGAAACACTCGATAAGCTGAGCCGTATTTTGCCGGTCCTTGCCGACTGA
- the prpC gene encoding 2-methylcitrate synthase, giving the protein MSNSLHKKGELGGAGLRGQSAGSTALCTVGKTGTGLTYRGYDITDLANNAQFEEVAHLLLVGHLPTQAELDQYKTRLIGLRGLPQALKEVLERIPADAHPMDVMRTGCSMLGNLETEADFSQQQAATERMLALFPAIICYWYRFSHDGVRIDTEDTSESCIGGYFLKMLTGEAPSELFKQVMHCSLILYAEHEFNASTFTARVCASTLSDLHSCVTGAIGTLRGPLHGGANEAAMEMIQDWKTPDEAEQNILRMLDNKDKIMGFGHAIYRESDPRNALIKRWSKALSEQVGDTHLYAVSERVEAVMKREKGLFCNADFFHASAYHFMGIPTKLFTPIFVMSRLTGWAAHVYEQRANNRIIRPSADYTGPEHQDWLPIEKRG; this is encoded by the coding sequence ATGTCTAATTCCTTACATAAAAAAGGAGAGCTGGGTGGAGCTGGCCTGCGTGGGCAAAGCGCCGGAAGCACCGCTTTATGTACGGTCGGAAAAACCGGAACCGGTCTGACTTATCGTGGTTATGATATTACGGATCTGGCCAACAACGCTCAGTTCGAAGAGGTGGCTCATCTGCTGCTGGTCGGGCATCTGCCGACCCAGGCGGAGCTCGATCAGTACAAAACCCGCCTGATTGGTCTGCGCGGACTGCCACAAGCGCTGAAAGAGGTGCTGGAACGGATTCCGGCTGACGCGCATCCGATGGATGTAATGCGCACCGGTTGCTCTATGCTGGGTAACCTGGAAACCGAAGCGGACTTCTCTCAGCAGCAGGCAGCGACCGAGCGCATGCTGGCACTGTTCCCGGCCATTATCTGCTACTGGTATCGTTTCAGCCATGATGGCGTGCGCATCGATACCGAAGACACCAGCGAATCCTGTATTGGTGGCTACTTCCTGAAAATGCTGACCGGCGAAGCGCCAAGCGAACTGTTCAAGCAGGTGATGCATTGCTCGCTGATCCTTTATGCCGAACATGAATTTAACGCTTCAACCTTCACTGCGCGCGTTTGTGCATCGACGCTGTCCGATCTTCATTCCTGTGTGACCGGTGCGATTGGTACCTTACGCGGGCCGCTGCATGGCGGAGCGAATGAAGCGGCAATGGAGATGATTCAGGATTGGAAAACGCCCGATGAAGCCGAGCAGAATATTCTGCGTATGCTGGACAACAAAGATAAGATCATGGGCTTTGGTCATGCGATTTACCGCGAGAGCGACCCGCGTAATGCGCTGATCAAACGCTGGTCAAAAGCTTTGTCCGAGCAGGTTGGTGATACGCATCTTTATGCGGTGTCCGAGCGGGTTGAAGCGGTAATGAAACGTGAAAAAGGCCTGTTTTGTAACGCCGATTTCTTCCACGCTTCGGCCTACCATTTTATGGGCATTCCGACCAAGTTGTTTACGCCGATTTTCGTGATGAGCCGCTTAACCGGCTGGGCTGCGCACGTGTATGAACAGCGCGCCAACAACCGCATCATTCGCCCGAGCGCCGATTACACCGGCCCGGAGCATCAGGATTGGTTGCCGATCGAAAAACGCGGCTAA
- the prpB gene encoding methylisocitrate lyase, translating into MSLSPGAKFRLAIQTNHPLQIVGTINPYCAMMAKKLGHQAIYLSGGGIANASYGLPDLGITTLNDVLVDVERITNACDLPLLVDIDTGFGGAFNIARTIKAMEKAGAAAVHMEDQVAQKRCGHRPNKAIVSQQEMMDRVKAAVDARDNPEFVIMARTDALAVEGMDSAIERAIACVEAGADMIFPEAMTELKQYEQFSTALHAATGKKVPILANITEFGQTPLYSCEQLAASNVDMVLYPLSAFRAMNKAAEMVYSHLLEHGNQESLLDKMQTRKELYGYLNYHDYEDKLDQLFSDQSSQG; encoded by the coding sequence ATGAGCTTAAGTCCGGGTGCGAAGTTCAGGCTCGCCATTCAAACCAACCATCCGCTGCAGATTGTCGGCACGATTAACCCATACTGCGCCATGATGGCGAAAAAACTGGGTCATCAGGCGATTTATCTGTCCGGTGGCGGTATTGCCAATGCGTCATATGGCCTGCCTGATCTCGGGATCACGACGCTTAACGATGTGCTGGTGGATGTTGAGCGCATCACCAATGCCTGTGATTTACCACTGTTAGTCGATATCGATACTGGTTTTGGCGGCGCGTTCAATATCGCCCGCACCATCAAAGCGATGGAAAAAGCCGGGGCTGCTGCGGTGCATATGGAAGATCAGGTGGCGCAGAAGCGTTGTGGTCATCGTCCCAATAAAGCGATTGTCAGCCAGCAGGAGATGATGGATCGGGTCAAAGCCGCGGTTGATGCGCGTGATAACCCGGAGTTTGTCATTATGGCCCGCACTGACGCGCTGGCCGTGGAAGGCATGGACAGTGCAATTGAGCGCGCGATTGCTTGCGTGGAAGCGGGCGCTGACATGATTTTCCCGGAAGCGATGACCGAGCTGAAGCAGTACGAACAGTTTTCCACCGCGCTGCACGCAGCGACCGGTAAGAAAGTGCCGATTCTGGCCAACATTACCGAGTTCGGCCAAACCCCGCTGTACAGTTGTGAGCAGCTGGCTGCGTCTAATGTCGACATGGTGCTCTATCCGCTCAGTGCGTTCCGTGCCATGAACAAGGCGGCCGAAATGGTGTACAGCCATCTGCTTGAACACGGCAATCAGGAGTCATTGCTCGATAAGATGCAGACCCGTAAAGAGCTGTATGGTTACCTGAATTACCATGATTACGAAGACAAGCTGGATCAGCTGTTTTCTGATCAATCCTCGCAGGGTTAA
- a CDS encoding putative quinol monooxygenase, with protein sequence MSQVKLLAEITAKPGKEAELALALQALVEPSRQDEGCVQYNLYQDDAQSGLFVMDEIWASREALQLHEQTEHFQAFVQLTQQEQLLESLNPRFLTALA encoded by the coding sequence ATGAGTCAGGTCAAACTGCTGGCGGAAATTACCGCCAAACCCGGCAAAGAAGCTGAACTGGCTCTGGCGTTGCAGGCTCTGGTTGAGCCTTCTCGCCAGGATGAAGGCTGCGTGCAGTACAACCTTTATCAGGATGACGCGCAAAGCGGCTTATTCGTGATGGATGAAATCTGGGCGAGTCGTGAGGCGCTGCAACTGCATGAGCAGACTGAACACTTTCAGGCGTTTGTGCAGCTGACGCAGCAAGAGCAGTTACTGGAATCGCTTAATCCGCGCTTTCTGACCGCTCTGGCCTGA
- a CDS encoding LysR family transcriptional regulator, which produces MKTLNDLNIFVETARQNSFSQAAHSLDLTPAAVSAAIKRLESQLGFALFVRSTRSLRLTNEGDILLQKTQSALSTIQEGLDQIAQSQGEISGTLNLSAPSDFGRNQLLSWLDEFMELHPNLSINLDLSDGITNLYHRPIDLAIRYGTPPDSNFVALPICRYNARVICASPEYVQNKPAIVKPSDLLAHQCLCFMLSDTYHNRWTFWKDGNPETVVVKSRLSANDGDVVHRWAVNGRGVAYKSLLDISQDIIDGRLVPLLAEWQSEPCPVYLVCADKRLLNQSTRALHQFLQSKCEQRMHQVKDIMSQRSSMAM; this is translated from the coding sequence ATGAAAACATTAAACGATCTTAATATCTTTGTTGAAACCGCACGGCAAAACAGCTTCTCGCAGGCTGCTCACAGCCTCGACTTAACGCCGGCCGCGGTCAGCGCTGCCATCAAACGCCTTGAATCCCAGCTCGGGTTTGCCCTGTTTGTCCGCTCCACCCGTAGCCTGCGCCTGACCAATGAGGGCGATATTCTGTTGCAAAAGACCCAGTCGGCACTGAGTACCATTCAGGAAGGCCTGGATCAGATAGCACAAAGCCAGGGCGAGATTTCCGGCACGCTCAATCTGTCCGCACCGTCTGACTTTGGCCGTAACCAGTTGCTGAGCTGGCTGGACGAATTTATGGAGTTGCACCCTAACCTGTCGATTAACCTCGACTTGTCCGATGGCATCACCAACCTGTATCACCGGCCGATCGATTTGGCAATCCGCTACGGCACGCCGCCGGATTCCAACTTCGTCGCCCTGCCTATCTGCCGATATAATGCACGGGTGATCTGCGCCAGTCCCGAGTATGTTCAAAATAAACCGGCCATCGTCAAGCCAAGCGATCTGCTCGCGCACCAGTGCCTGTGTTTTATGCTGTCAGACACCTACCACAACCGCTGGACCTTCTGGAAAGATGGCAATCCGGAGACCGTGGTAGTGAAAAGCCGGCTCAGTGCTAACGACGGCGATGTGGTGCACCGCTGGGCAGTCAACGGCCGTGGTGTGGCTTACAAGTCGCTGCTCGACATCAGTCAGGACATTATTGACGGCCGCCTCGTTCCGCTGTTAGCGGAATGGCAGTCCGAGCCTTGCCCTGTCTATCTGGTCTGCGCGGATAAACGTCTGCTCAACCAGTCAACAAGGGCGCTGCATCAGTTTCTACAGAGCAAATGTGAACAGCGCATGCATCAGGTAAAAGACATCATGTCACAGCGCTCCAGCATGGCGATGTGA
- a CDS encoding DMT family transporter: protein MLLNKSPVVLAVGCLLCAMITIQSGASIAKQFFPVVGVGGTVALRIGLSALLLVLIFRPWRLRLSRSQWRAMAVYGFALGGMQMTFYFALERIPLGIGVALEFTGPLMLALLSSRRKRDFVWVALAVAGLALLLPDMSGVDALDPIGVALALAAGGCWAAYIWFGQRAGSVGSGGATVALGLCIATVIYFPLGANLAEGPLFTWSIVPMALTIAILSSALPYSLEMMALSRLSTQHFSVMMSLEPAIAAMAGLAILGETLDLSQWAAILLIISASIGSTLAASRSRVVVIQD from the coding sequence ATGTTACTGAATAAATCTCCGGTTGTGCTTGCCGTCGGCTGCCTGCTTTGTGCCATGATCACAATTCAGTCCGGTGCATCCATTGCCAAACAATTTTTCCCTGTGGTCGGTGTCGGCGGCACGGTCGCGCTGCGCATCGGCTTGTCCGCGCTGCTGCTGGTATTGATATTCCGCCCCTGGCGGCTGCGCCTGAGCCGCAGCCAATGGCGTGCTATGGCAGTGTATGGCTTTGCGCTGGGCGGCATGCAAATGACCTTCTATTTCGCGCTGGAACGCATTCCGCTCGGCATCGGCGTCGCCCTCGAATTTACCGGTCCTCTGATGCTGGCTTTGCTCTCTTCACGGCGCAAACGGGACTTTGTCTGGGTCGCACTGGCTGTCGCAGGGCTTGCCTTATTGCTGCCGGACATGTCCGGTGTTGATGCACTGGATCCAATCGGAGTTGCGCTGGCACTGGCGGCGGGCGGTTGCTGGGCAGCCTATATCTGGTTCGGACAACGGGCCGGCTCGGTCGGCAGCGGCGGCGCAACTGTAGCTCTGGGTCTGTGTATCGCCACTGTGATCTATTTCCCGCTCGGGGCTAATTTAGCAGAAGGCCCGCTGTTTACCTGGTCGATTGTGCCTATGGCACTGACTATTGCCATCTTGTCCAGCGCGCTGCCTTACAGCCTGGAAATGATGGCGTTGAGCCGGCTTTCTACCCAGCATTTTAGTGTCATGATGAGCCTGGAACCGGCGATTGCCGCCATGGCGGGACTGGCGATTCTGGGTGAAACGCTCGATCTGTCGCAATGGGCAGCCATACTGCTTATCATCAGTGCGTCGATAGGCAGTACGCTGGCCGCCAGTCGCAGCCGGGTGGTGGTGATACAGGATTAA
- a CDS encoding tripartite tricarboxylate transporter substrate binding protein translates to MLKHFKPTLAASLLAAAFSFSSFAADLEKIHFLIPGGAGGGWDMTARGTGDVLMKTHLIENVSYQNLSGGGGGKAIAHLIETADRQEDTLMVNSTPIVVRSLSGIFPQSFRDLTPVAATVSDYGALVVAGDSKFDNWQQVVDEFKQNPRKVKIAGGSARGSMDHLVAAAAFKGQGLNPNEVRYIAYDAGGKAMAALLSGETQVLSTGLGEVLEMSKTGQVKILAITAPKRLDVAPNIPTLTEYDNPTVFANWRGFFAAPGVSQEKIDEWNVALKKMFETDEWKVVRDRNGWIDSYKADKDFYAFLEEQEKQMGDLMRELGFLK, encoded by the coding sequence ATGTTGAAGCATTTCAAACCGACCCTGGCAGCTTCGCTGCTGGCTGCCGCTTTCTCTTTCTCCTCTTTTGCCGCTGATCTGGAAAAAATCCACTTCCTGATCCCAGGTGGTGCTGGTGGTGGTTGGGATATGACCGCCCGCGGTACCGGTGACGTACTGATGAAAACGCATCTGATCGAAAATGTCTCTTATCAAAACCTTTCCGGCGGTGGCGGCGGTAAAGCCATTGCACACCTTATTGAGACTGCCGATCGCCAGGAAGATACCCTGATGGTCAACTCGACCCCTATTGTTGTGCGCTCACTGTCCGGCATTTTCCCGCAATCGTTCCGCGACCTGACGCCTGTCGCTGCCACAGTATCTGACTACGGCGCTCTGGTGGTAGCCGGTGATTCCAAATTCGACAACTGGCAACAAGTGGTTGATGAATTCAAACAGAACCCGCGTAAAGTGAAAATAGCCGGTGGCTCTGCCCGCGGCAGTATGGACCACCTGGTCGCAGCGGCGGCATTCAAAGGCCAAGGTCTGAATCCGAATGAAGTGCGCTACATCGCTTACGATGCAGGCGGTAAAGCGATGGCAGCCCTATTGTCCGGCGAGACTCAGGTGCTCTCAACCGGTCTGGGTGAAGTGCTGGAGATGTCTAAAACCGGTCAGGTGAAGATCCTTGCCATTACGGCGCCTAAACGCCTCGATGTCGCACCGAATATTCCGACCCTGACTGAATATGACAACCCGACTGTGTTTGCCAACTGGCGTGGTTTCTTTGCAGCACCGGGCGTGAGTCAGGAAAAAATTGATGAGTGGAACGTTGCGCTGAAGAAAATGTTCGAAACTGACGAGTGGAAAGTCGTCCGTGACCGTAACGGCTGGATCGACAGCTATAAAGCAGACAAAGACTTCTACGCTTTCCTGGAAGAGCAGGAAAAGCAGATGGGCGACCTGATGCGTGAACTGGGCTTTCTTAAGTAA
- a CDS encoding tripartite tricarboxylate transporter TctB family protein: protein MELDMSDLPTKIFSKENLLCRDRVGAMIFLVLSLCYGYQTTNIPMFPGDEYEPFTARTLPILLTYAGVGLSLLLLVMGQPDNKSGAVMSFNWKLLIGFLVLMALYGVGLTYLGFVLATGFFLLAGFYILGERRKAVLFGASFPFVIAFYLLLTEGLDVYLEPGLIFTLW from the coding sequence ATGGAGTTGGATATGTCGGACCTGCCAACCAAAATTTTCAGCAAGGAAAACTTACTGTGCCGCGACCGCGTCGGCGCCATGATTTTTCTTGTACTCAGCCTGTGCTACGGCTACCAAACCACTAACATTCCTATGTTTCCCGGTGATGAATACGAACCGTTCACCGCCCGGACTTTACCTATTCTGCTGACTTATGCCGGTGTCGGGCTCTCTTTGTTACTGCTTGTGATGGGTCAACCGGATAACAAGAGCGGCGCCGTGATGAGCTTCAACTGGAAACTGCTGATTGGCTTTCTGGTGCTGATGGCTCTGTACGGTGTTGGCCTGACCTATCTTGGCTTCGTACTGGCGACCGGCTTTTTCCTGCTGGCGGGCTTTTACATTCTGGGTGAACGGCGCAAGGCGGTGCTGTTTGGCGCTTCATTCCCGTTTGTGATCGCCTTCTATTTACTGCTGACCGAAGGTCTGGATGTGTATCTGGAACCGGGTCTGATTTTCACTCTTTGGTAG
- the rimJ gene encoding ribosomal protein S5-alanine N-acetyltransferase: protein MESYSTASHVYETDGEILLRTAEPGDAGLISDYFIANRTFLKPWEPLRESEFFTEFGWQQRLIKLHELHKMALGYYLLIIDVKTHAMLGTISFSNISRFPFYACNVGYSLAEQAQGRYIMSRALKMACDYMFRVQNMHRIMAAYMPRNKRSEAVLLGLGFEPEGHAKDYLLIDGKWEDHNLTSLRHPNWKM from the coding sequence ATGGAAAGTTACAGTACCGCCAGTCATGTGTATGAAACGGACGGTGAGATCCTGCTTCGCACTGCCGAACCGGGTGATGCCGGATTGATCTCGGATTACTTTATCGCTAACCGCACGTTCCTGAAACCCTGGGAGCCGCTGCGCGAGAGTGAGTTTTTTACTGAATTTGGCTGGCAGCAGCGCTTGATCAAACTGCATGAACTGCACAAAATGGCGCTCGGCTACTATCTGCTGATCATTGATGTAAAAACTCACGCCATGCTGGGGACTATCTCGTTCAGCAATATTTCGCGCTTTCCGTTTTATGCCTGTAATGTCGGTTATTCGCTGGCCGAGCAGGCTCAGGGACGCTATATCATGTCACGCGCACTCAAAATGGCCTGTGATTACATGTTTCGCGTACAAAATATGCACCGCATTATGGCGGCATATATGCCGCGTAATAAGCGCAGTGAAGCGGTACTGCTCGGTCTGGGTTTCGAACCGGAAGGGCATGCCAAAGATTACCTGCTGATTGACGGTAAGTGGGAAGATCACAACCTGACTTCGCTGCGCCACCCGAACTGGAAGATGTAG